One stretch of Eretmochelys imbricata isolate rEreImb1 chromosome 1, rEreImb1.hap1, whole genome shotgun sequence DNA includes these proteins:
- the LOC144278146 gene encoding olfactory receptor 52B2-like translates to MLADNHTIFDPVTYILTGIPGTEESHVWIGIPFCLMYVMTLCGNSLILFIILTEQSLHEPMYLFVSMLATADLLLSTTTVPKMLAVFWFRAGEITFAGCLTQMFFIHVSFIAESAILLAMAFDRYVAICDPLRYTSVLTKSVIGKMGLAVITRSFCIIFPLILLTKQLKFCRTNLLPHTYCEHMILARLACDDIKIHVWYGVAVAILVIGLDIVLIAVSYGLILRAVFRLPSKDARIKALRTCGSHICVILMFYVPAVFSSLAHQFGHIIPGYIVNLLANLYVLIPPMLNPIVYGVTTKEILKRVINVFYLCWSRSSLLN, encoded by the coding sequence ATGCTAGCTGACAATCACACCATTTTTGACCCTGTAACTTACATCCTGACCGGCATCCCGGGTACGGAGGAGTCTCATGTCTGGATCGGCATCCCTTTCTGTCTGATGTATGTTATGACACTTTGTGGGAACTCTCTCATACTATTCATCATACTAACAGAACAAAGCCTCCATGAGCCAATGTATCTATTCGTCTCCATGCTGGCCACTGCTGATCTGCTGTTATCTACCACGACAGTGCCCAAGATGCTGGCTGTATTCTGGTTTAGAGCAGGGGAAATTACTTTTGCTGGCTGCCTGACCCAGATGTTTTTCATCCATGTCAGTTTTATTGCCGAGTCGGCCATCCTGTTGGCCATGGCGTTTGATCGGTATGTTGCCATCTGCGACCCCCTGAGATACACCAGCGTGCTAACCAAGTCTGTGATTGGGAAGATGGGGCTGGCAGTTATCACAAGAAGTTTCTGTATCATTTTCCCTCTCATCTTGCTCACGAAGCAGCTGAAGTTCTGCAGAACCAACCTTCTGCCTCACACCTATTGTGAGCATATGATCTTAGCCCGACTGGCCTGCGACGACATCAAAATCCACGTCTGGTATGGCGTAGCTGTGGCTATTTTGGTAATTGGTTTGGATATTGTGCTCATTGCTGTATCTTATGGTTTGATCCTCAGGGCTGTCTTCAGGCTCCCCTCCAAGGATGCCCGGATCAAGGCTCTCCGCACCTGTGGCTCCCACATCTGTGTCATACTGATGTTCTACGTGCCGGctgttttctcctctttagcacaCCAGTTTGGGCACATCATCCCAGGTTATATTGTAAACCTACTGGCCAACCTTTACGTGCTCATTCCCCCCATGTTAAACCCCATTGTGTATGGGGTTACAACAAAAGAGATCCTGAAACGGGTGATCAACGTCTTTTATCTATGCTGGAGCAGAAGCTCCTTGCTGAACTAA